One genomic window of Anaerolineae bacterium includes the following:
- a CDS encoding Enoyl-[acyl-carrier-protein] reductase [NADPH] yields MFDFTHRVCLVTGSGRGIGRAIALEFARLGADVIVNYFRNPRPAEETRRQIEALGRKALLVKANVGELDEIETLFQAIEGTFGKLDFFINNAASGYNRPALQQRPKGWDWTLNINARAFLFCAQKAVPLMEKAGGGAMVAISSPGAQRVLPDYVVVGASKAALEALVRYLAVELAPKKIVVNGVSPGVVETEALQHFDAIRSDAKLIETALAQTPAGRLVTPEDVAHLVAFLCSPEASMIRGQIITIDGGATLLGKLT; encoded by the coding sequence ATGTTCGATTTTACGCATCGTGTTTGTCTGGTCACCGGTTCTGGACGGGGAATCGGACGGGCAATTGCCCTGGAGTTTGCCCGCCTTGGGGCGGATGTGATTGTCAACTACTTTCGTAATCCCCGACCTGCTGAAGAAACCCGACGCCAGATCGAAGCACTGGGTCGTAAAGCCCTGCTGGTCAAAGCCAACGTGGGTGAGCTGGATGAAATCGAAACTCTCTTCCAGGCGATCGAGGGGACATTTGGCAAACTGGACTTCTTTATCAACAACGCTGCCTCGGGCTACAATCGCCCTGCTCTGCAACAACGCCCCAAAGGCTGGGATTGGACCCTGAACATCAACGCCCGCGCCTTTCTATTTTGTGCTCAAAAAGCTGTCCCTCTGATGGAAAAAGCAGGCGGCGGCGCCATGGTCGCCATTTCCAGTCCGGGTGCGCAAAGAGTCTTGCCCGACTATGTGGTCGTCGGAGCGAGCAAAGCCGCGCTCGAAGCGCTGGTGCGTTACCTGGCAGTGGAGTTGGCGCCCAAGAAGATCGTGGTCAATGGTGTTTCACCCGGCGTGGTGGAAACCGAAGCCTTACAGCATTTCGATGCCATTCGCAGTGACGCCAAACTGATCGAAACCGCTCTGGCGCAGACCCCGGCCGGGCGTCTGGTGACTCCAGAGGATGTCGCCCACCTGGTGGCCTTCCTCTGTTCACCCGAAGCCAGCATGATTCGCGGTCAGATCATTACCATCGATGGTGGCGCAACCCTGCTCGGCAAACTAACTTAG
- a CDS encoding Maltose/maltodextrin ABC transporter, permease protein MalF — protein MAPAVLIMTLVTFYPLINSFLISLRAWDLTKPQSGFPFIGLANYLHVLQDPAFWQSARITAIFVLGAVSIEITLGVALALLLNRDFKGKNLVRVIALVPWAIPAVVNGIMWKWILNPAYGALNGVLFSMGIIQNYIIWLGNPKTALFMCILADTWKETPFIMLLFLAALQTIPKDLYEAAMVDGCGSLQSLFRITLPLIRPTLFVALSLRTIWALKSFDLIYTLTAGGPAGGTSVIGYYTYLKAFVSLNLGRGAAVAYLMTLVIIILVILYQRALYREDINQ, from the coding sequence ATGGCTCCTGCTGTGCTGATTATGACTTTGGTGACCTTTTATCCACTGATCAATTCTTTCCTTATAAGTCTGCGCGCCTGGGATTTAACAAAACCCCAATCCGGTTTTCCTTTTATCGGTTTGGCAAATTATCTTCATGTCTTGCAAGACCCTGCTTTTTGGCAAAGTGCGCGTATCACAGCTATTTTCGTCCTTGGAGCAGTCTCAATCGAAATTACCCTCGGTGTTGCCCTTGCCCTGTTGCTCAATCGAGATTTCAAAGGGAAAAATCTGGTCCGTGTTATAGCTTTAGTCCCGTGGGCAATTCCTGCCGTAGTCAACGGGATTATGTGGAAGTGGATTCTCAACCCAGCCTATGGAGCCCTCAACGGCGTCTTGTTTTCAATGGGTATTATTCAAAATTATATTATCTGGTTAGGCAATCCCAAAACAGCGTTATTCATGTGTATCTTAGCTGACACGTGGAAAGAGACCCCCTTTATTATGCTTCTCTTCCTCGCTGCCCTACAAACCATACCAAAAGACTTATATGAAGCAGCGATGGTCGATGGCTGTGGTTCCCTTCAATCCCTATTTCGAATTACTCTTCCCCTGATTCGCCCCACCCTGTTTGTGGCACTTTCCTTGCGTACAATTTGGGCATTGAAAAGCTTCGATTTGATCTACACTTTAACTGCCGGAGGACCTGCTGGTGGGACAAGCGTAATCGGTTATTACACGTATTTGAAAGCTTTTGTATCCCTGAACCTGGGACGCGGGGCTGCTGTAGCTTACCTGATGACATTGGTCATCATCATCCTCGTCATTCTATACCAACGAGCCCTTTATCGAGAGGATATAAACCAATGA
- a CDS encoding 3-dehydroquinate dehydratase II, with protein MKEILVLHGPNLNLLGKREPQIYGSITLEEINRRLMDEGERLGILVRCFQSNSEGALIDQLQEASDWAAGIIFNPGGYTHTSVALRDAIAAIQVPVIEVHLSNIDAREEFRRHSLISAVCWGKIAGLGWKSYWLALHAFALHFQEQEMR; from the coding sequence ATGAAAGAAATTCTTGTTTTACATGGTCCAAACCTTAACCTGTTAGGAAAACGAGAGCCTCAGATCTATGGATCGATAACGCTGGAGGAAATCAATCGGCGTTTAATGGACGAGGGGGAGCGGTTGGGAATCCTGGTACGGTGTTTTCAATCCAATTCAGAAGGAGCCTTGATTGATCAGTTGCAAGAAGCCTCCGACTGGGCTGCGGGAATTATCTTCAATCCCGGCGGTTACACGCACACCTCGGTTGCTTTACGGGATGCGATCGCTGCCATTCAGGTGCCAGTGATTGAGGTGCATCTTTCGAATATCGATGCGCGGGAGGAATTTCGGCGACACTCATTGATCTCGGCAGTCTGTTGGGGAAAGATTGCTGGACTGGGGTGGAAGTCTTACTGGTTGGCATTACATGCCTTTGCCCTGCACTTTCAAGAACAGGAAATGCGATAA
- a CDS encoding Oxidoreductase, producing the protein MPKGVAVQIAVSSVTDGRGLRSALNGMDVVVHLASVERQGAYADLMRIDIEGTRLLAQIAKESGIERFVYVSHLGADRFSAFPVSKTKGLAEEAIRRTGIQYTIFRSGIVFGEGDMLTSGIAQLLVAVPFFFIVPGDGKTLLQPIWVEDLATVIAWAIEDSQTLNQIYEVGGPEMLSFCEVVETVMDVMGKHKRFFYLPPPLLRGITVFLETSLAHSPVSVFWLDYLAVNHTCAIDTLPRLFQLKPSRLSQRIDYLKSVNWRRVLWQRLRAREVG; encoded by the coding sequence GTGCCAAAGGGTGTGGCGGTTCAAATTGCGGTCAGCAGTGTAACCGATGGGCGGGGTTTGCGCTCAGCGCTGAATGGGATGGATGTGGTTGTCCATCTAGCCAGTGTGGAACGCCAGGGAGCATATGCCGACTTGATGCGCATAGACATCGAAGGAACGCGTCTGCTGGCGCAAATTGCTAAAGAGAGTGGCATTGAGCGTTTTGTGTATGTCAGTCATTTAGGCGCCGATCGATTTTCAGCCTTTCCGGTCAGCAAAACCAAGGGGCTGGCTGAAGAAGCAATTCGCAGAACAGGCATCCAGTATACGATTTTTCGTTCGGGGATTGTCTTTGGCGAAGGTGATATGCTTACCAGTGGCATCGCTCAACTGTTGGTTGCTGTTCCATTTTTTTTTATTGTGCCAGGAGACGGTAAAACTCTTCTCCAACCAATATGGGTTGAAGATCTGGCGACGGTGATAGCGTGGGCAATAGAGGATTCCCAAACGCTGAATCAAATCTACGAAGTGGGGGGGCCGGAAATGCTCAGTTTTTGTGAGGTGGTAGAAACGGTGATGGATGTGATGGGAAAACATAAACGATTTTTCTATTTGCCTCCGCCACTCTTACGCGGTATCACGGTTTTCTTGGAAACCAGCCTGGCGCACTCGCCGGTCTCCGTGTTTTGGTTGGATTACCTGGCAGTCAACCATACCTGTGCTATCGATACGTTGCCGCGTTTGTTTCAATTAAAGCCCAGCCGATTATCTCAACGAATCGATTACTTAAAATCTGTAAACTGGCGGCGTGTGCTCTGGCAACGCCTTCGAGCGAGGGAGGTAGGATGA
- a CDS encoding Phospholipid-binding protein → MNIEIISTAFAPNGIIPRRHTCDGENLSPPLLWKNIPPNTQSLAIIMDDPDAPIGTFVHWVVFNIPPEVTEFSEGEKGIGVEGINDFRKVGYGGPCPPRGSNHRYFFKIYALDTKLALDSRATKKDLEKAMQGHILAQGELIGRYGR, encoded by the coding sequence ATGAACATTGAGATCATCAGCACTGCGTTTGCTCCAAATGGGATTATTCCCAGGCGCCATACCTGTGATGGTGAAAACCTATCACCGCCGTTGTTGTGGAAGAACATTCCACCCAACACCCAATCCCTGGCGATCATCATGGACGATCCAGATGCCCCAATCGGCACGTTCGTTCATTGGGTGGTCTTCAATATTCCTCCTGAAGTAACGGAATTCTCTGAGGGCGAAAAGGGGATTGGTGTGGAAGGAATTAACGATTTTCGCAAGGTTGGCTATGGAGGTCCATGTCCGCCACGTGGCAGCAACCACCGCTATTTCTTCAAAATCTATGCTTTAGACACCAAATTGGCTCTGGACTCAAGAGCAACCAAGAAGGACCTCGAGAAAGCCATGCAAGGGCATATCCTGGCTCAAGGGGAACTGATTGGGCGTTATGGGCGCTGA
- a CDS encoding Maltose/maltodextrin ABC transporter, permease protein MalG: MKKAADFFRFSPASHSNHKIQNLIQRIILYLLVFMILFAVLAPFIWMVISSISPQTELSAKPPHWFPDQPTLARYRAIFLRSSEIQTLPAGVEKFLRGLLNSLLISSATTLVCVIAGSMAAYALARMTVPGQRHFLFGILGSQMLPVIVIIIPLNILMQRYNLIDRWYGLVLLYSGFMLPTVIWIMHSYFLTLPKELEEAALIDGCTRLGSLVRVIVPLSGPGIVAVSAFSFLSSWNEFFMALIFTASKAKTITVVITEFSSQFGTDYGLMATGGVIGSIPPILLALLLQRYIVAGLTAGAVKG; the protein is encoded by the coding sequence ATGAAAAAAGCGGCTGATTTTTTTCGATTTTCTCCAGCCAGCCATTCAAATCATAAAATTCAGAATCTCATTCAAAGAATCATCCTCTATTTGCTTGTGTTCATGATCCTCTTTGCTGTTTTAGCGCCCTTTATATGGATGGTTATCTCCAGTATATCTCCTCAAACAGAACTCTCTGCAAAACCCCCTCATTGGTTTCCCGATCAACCTACATTGGCTCGGTATCGAGCCATCTTCCTCCGCTCCTCCGAGATTCAAACGCTTCCTGCCGGTGTAGAAAAGTTTCTGCGCGGCCTGTTGAATTCATTATTGATCAGTTCTGCCACCACACTCGTCTGCGTGATAGCCGGTTCCATGGCAGCCTATGCCCTGGCACGGATGACTGTTCCTGGACAACGCCATTTCTTATTTGGCATTCTGGGCTCACAAATGCTGCCTGTCATTGTCATCATCATCCCCTTAAACATTTTGATGCAACGATATAACCTTATTGACCGTTGGTATGGACTGGTGTTATTGTATTCTGGATTCATGTTGCCAACGGTGATATGGATTATGCACAGTTACTTCTTGACCTTGCCCAAAGAACTCGAAGAGGCGGCTCTCATCGATGGCTGTACTCGTCTGGGATCCCTCGTGAGAGTTATCGTGCCCTTATCCGGGCCTGGTATCGTTGCTGTTTCTGCCTTTTCCTTCCTTTCATCATGGAATGAATTTTTTATGGCTCTGATCTTCACCGCCTCAAAAGCAAAAACCATCACTGTAGTTATAACCGAATTCAGTTCTCAATTTGGAACCGATTATGGGCTCATGGCAACTGGTGGAGTTATTGGATCGATTCCCCCCATACTATTAGCCCTTTTACTTCAAAGATACATTGTCGCTGGTCTGACTGCTGGAGCTGTGAAGGGATAG
- a CDS encoding Kynurenine formamidase, bacterial, which produces MRIYDITLTLSDEIPTWPGDPKFNMERFDKIEAGDNTNTTRFEMSAHTGTHVDAPYHFINHGKGVDQLSLKVLTGRVYVLHLPDVDVVTAADLEKADIPPRTRRLLIRTRNSEYWAKGVKEFQTDFVGLTADAADYLVKRGVKLVGVDYLSVAPYKQSRPTHEILLRANVIIVEGLNLAEVAQGRYMLYCLPLKLKGADGAPARAILIGV; this is translated from the coding sequence ATGCGAATTTATGATATTACCCTCACCCTGTCTGACGAGATTCCTACCTGGCCGGGCGATCCGAAGTTCAATATGGAACGGTTTGACAAGATCGAAGCCGGAGATAATACCAACACCACTCGCTTTGAGATGAGTGCTCATACCGGCACCCATGTGGATGCACCGTATCATTTTATCAATCATGGCAAGGGAGTGGATCAGCTTTCGTTGAAGGTTCTTACGGGTCGGGTGTATGTTCTTCATCTCCCTGACGTTGATGTAGTGACCGCAGCAGATTTGGAGAAAGCGGATATACCACCACGCACCCGCCGTTTGCTCATCCGCACGCGCAATAGTGAGTATTGGGCAAAAGGTGTAAAGGAATTTCAAACCGATTTTGTGGGTTTGACTGCCGATGCTGCTGACTATCTGGTGAAGCGAGGTGTCAAACTGGTGGGTGTAGACTATCTTTCGGTAGCGCCATATAAACAAAGCCGCCCGACGCATGAGATCCTGTTGCGGGCAAACGTGATCATCGTCGAAGGGTTAAACCTGGCCGAGGTAGCGCAAGGACGGTATATGCTTTATTGTTTACCGCTCAAATTGAAAGGTGCAGACGGAGCCCCTGCCAGGGCGATCTTGATCGGGGTCTGA
- a CDS encoding Glucosamine ABC transport system, periplasmic sugar-binding protein — MKTKVLFFITFIVVLSLAMAACAPTTEATPAVPAETEPPQAPTQETIEQPTEPAPQPTQAESVTIRMLVRPDEGGNVAKYAAQFEQETGIKVAVDFVAWNEITNKTLTTLASGGGGYDIVFMPSADAPKLAAGGWFEPINDLMPESEKPNWLPTVVDFYTFDGQLLAMPWYAGGAHMSYNKEILEKAGVDPAGIVTWDDFMAACKKIKESAAAEFCFTPSAKFPGNFYYNWGTMVLSRGGEFFDENGAPIFQNSTAALDAFQFLKDGVDNGYFNPAGVAMDDYETLIVFGSGNTAFLLDSTWASTQANRNPDLSTITGKVGYILVPGAGEVRSAAYLYAGGLGVLKTSTHKEEAKQFIVYLTSAEAQKHHAIEGANMPTRIALYEDAEIAAAWPGFTELAAQLNYGRFVPTVPWFDEWRRLAASAVQEVMSGTKTPQEAVDWLVAETERLRSQ, encoded by the coding sequence ATGAAAACCAAAGTATTGTTTTTTATTACCTTCATTGTGGTGCTGAGTCTAGCAATGGCAGCTTGCGCGCCCACAACCGAAGCAACCCCTGCGGTTCCTGCTGAAACCGAGCCTCCCCAGGCTCCGACACAGGAAACAATAGAGCAACCCACAGAGCCTGCACCGCAACCAACTCAGGCAGAAAGCGTCACAATTCGTATGTTAGTACGTCCTGACGAAGGTGGGAATGTTGCAAAATATGCTGCCCAATTTGAGCAAGAAACGGGCATTAAGGTTGCCGTAGATTTTGTGGCATGGAACGAAATCACCAATAAAACGCTGACTACCCTGGCTTCTGGTGGAGGAGGTTATGATATCGTCTTTATGCCATCAGCCGATGCTCCAAAGCTTGCTGCGGGTGGTTGGTTTGAGCCAATCAATGACCTTATGCCCGAATCCGAAAAGCCGAACTGGTTGCCAACTGTGGTTGATTTCTATACCTTTGATGGACAACTACTTGCCATGCCCTGGTATGCAGGTGGAGCCCACATGTCCTACAATAAGGAAATTTTAGAAAAAGCCGGGGTTGACCCTGCCGGTATTGTGACATGGGACGACTTTATGGCCGCATGCAAAAAGATCAAGGAGAGCGCAGCGGCCGAGTTTTGCTTCACGCCTTCGGCAAAGTTCCCCGGCAATTTCTATTATAACTGGGGGACAATGGTTTTGAGTCGCGGTGGTGAGTTCTTTGATGAAAATGGTGCTCCAATCTTTCAAAATAGCACGGCAGCACTGGATGCTTTTCAGTTCTTGAAAGATGGAGTTGATAACGGATATTTCAATCCTGCTGGCGTCGCCATGGATGACTACGAAACCTTGATCGTCTTTGGTAGTGGAAACACGGCTTTCTTACTCGACTCCACATGGGCATCCACCCAGGCTAACCGAAACCCCGACCTGTCCACGATCACCGGTAAGGTGGGTTACATCTTAGTGCCGGGTGCAGGAGAGGTGCGAAGCGCTGCATATCTCTATGCAGGCGGGCTCGGGGTTTTGAAAACATCCACCCACAAGGAAGAAGCAAAACAGTTCATCGTCTATCTGACCAGTGCTGAAGCGCAAAAGCATCATGCTATCGAGGGTGCAAATATGCCCACTCGAATCGCTCTATATGAAGATGCAGAAATCGCCGCAGCCTGGCCTGGTTTCACCGAATTGGCTGCTCAATTGAACTACGGTCGTTTTGTACCTACTGTGCCCTGGTTCGATGAATGGCGTCGCTTAGCTGCTTCCGCCGTTCAAGAAGTCATGTCAGGAACAAAAACTCCGCAAGAGGCAGTTGACTGGCTTGTTGCTGAAACTGAACGATTGCGCAGTCAATAA
- a CDS encoding O-succinylbenzoate synthase, which translates to MKIEQIDLLHLRMPLRSPFETSFGRSINRDCLLIVVKADGLEGYGECVADWEPGYSSETVGTEWHILKEFILPCVVDAEIDHPQALRDKVKWIRGHRMAKAGLEMALWDLFGKLRGQSLKKLLGGQRDRVEVGVSVGLQESPEKLVEVVEGYLQQGYRRVKLKIKPGRDIADVQAVRQAFPTLRLQVDANSAYTLENAHTLKPLDELNLLLIEQPLDEEDLWDHHLLQRNFKTPICLDESILSLQHARQALEVGSCRIINIKAGRVGGLSEAVAIHDHCLSKGVAVWCGGMLETGVGRASNLALASLPGFTLPGDISATDRYYDEDITQECFVLNPDSTIDIPEKTGLGVTLNRQALKKYQLEVFSSRNLVK; encoded by the coding sequence ATGAAAATCGAACAAATTGATCTTCTTCATTTACGCATGCCTTTGCGTTCACCCTTTGAGACCTCTTTTGGACGCAGCATTAACCGTGATTGTTTGCTCATCGTCGTCAAGGCGGATGGTTTAGAGGGCTATGGAGAGTGCGTCGCCGATTGGGAGCCAGGCTATTCATCTGAGACGGTTGGTACGGAGTGGCATATTCTCAAAGAATTCATCCTGCCTTGCGTTGTTGATGCTGAAATTGATCATCCGCAAGCGTTGCGTGACAAAGTTAAGTGGATCCGCGGTCATCGAATGGCAAAAGCCGGGCTGGAAATGGCTTTGTGGGACCTTTTCGGCAAGCTGAGGGGGCAGTCATTAAAAAAATTGTTAGGTGGCCAGCGCGATCGGGTTGAGGTAGGGGTTTCGGTTGGTCTTCAGGAGTCTCCTGAAAAATTGGTCGAGGTTGTAGAGGGTTATCTGCAACAGGGTTACCGTCGGGTTAAACTAAAGATCAAACCAGGCAGAGATATTGCCGATGTGCAGGCTGTGCGGCAGGCGTTTCCCACTTTACGCCTGCAGGTAGATGCCAACTCGGCTTATACTCTGGAAAATGCGCATACATTAAAACCCCTGGATGAACTAAATCTCCTTCTGATCGAACAACCTTTGGATGAAGAAGATCTCTGGGATCATCACCTTTTGCAAAGAAATTTCAAAACGCCAATCTGTCTAGATGAAAGCATCCTTTCCCTGCAACATGCTCGCCAGGCGTTAGAGGTGGGTTCTTGCCGCATCATTAACATTAAAGCCGGAAGGGTAGGGGGCTTAAGTGAAGCCGTTGCAATCCATGATCATTGTCTATCGAAGGGGGTTGCCGTGTGGTGTGGGGGAATGTTAGAAACCGGTGTGGGTCGGGCGTCTAATCTGGCCTTGGCAAGCCTGCCTGGCTTTACCTTGCCGGGCGACATCTCGGCAACCGACCGTTATTACGATGAAGATATCACCCAGGAGTGCTTTGTCCTCAACCCGGATAGCACCATCGATATCCCAGAGAAAACGGGTTTGGGGGTGACATTGAATCGCCAGGCTCTAAAAAAATATCAACTCGAGGTATTTTCGTCACGAAATCTTGTAAAATAA
- a CDS encoding Chorismate synthase, with product MSLRFITAGESHGPALIAVLEGLPAGLTVDYDFIDQELMRRQVGYGAGPRMKLEKDRAIFLSGVMEGKTIGAPLAILIENRDHSRWKGKPIEAMTIPRPGHADLTATLKYGYNDLRPALERASARETAARVAVGAVCKLYLRQFGICVQGYVRSIADIEGQIETIPLEERYPRAEASPLRCPDEVAAQAMQERIRQAMEEKQTLGGVLEVLAFGVPPGLGSHVQWDRRLEARLGAALLSIQAIKGVEIGMAFENTRLRGTQAQDGIFLEQRRLVRRTLRSGGVEGGISNGEPILVRAAMKPIATTLTPQSSVDLLKGEETQTRYERSDFCPVPRAVPIVEAMVAFVLAQALLEKLGGDSLVEQQQRFEQLPKMTLDHFALDGREHLFWE from the coding sequence ATGAGTTTGCGTTTTATAACCGCCGGAGAATCGCATGGGCCGGCCTTGATTGCGGTTTTAGAAGGTCTCCCGGCTGGATTGACTGTGGATTATGACTTCATTGACCAGGAGTTAATGCGTCGCCAGGTGGGATATGGCGCCGGTCCGCGCATGAAACTGGAGAAGGACCGGGCGATCTTTCTCAGCGGTGTTATGGAAGGGAAGACCATTGGCGCGCCCCTGGCGATTTTGATCGAGAATCGCGATCATAGCCGCTGGAAAGGCAAACCAATCGAAGCGATGACCATCCCAAGGCCAGGCCACGCTGACCTTACTGCAACCCTGAAATATGGGTACAACGATCTACGCCCTGCCCTGGAGCGTGCCTCAGCACGCGAAACGGCCGCCCGAGTGGCAGTTGGGGCTGTGTGTAAGCTGTATCTGCGCCAATTTGGCATTTGCGTTCAAGGATATGTCCGCTCAATTGCTGATATCGAAGGGCAAATCGAAACAATCCCTTTAGAAGAACGTTATCCACGAGCAGAAGCCTCTCCGTTGCGATGTCCCGATGAAGTGGCTGCCCAGGCAATGCAGGAGCGCATCCGTCAGGCGATGGAGGAAAAGCAAACTCTGGGAGGAGTACTGGAGGTGCTTGCCTTTGGAGTGCCGCCAGGATTAGGCTCGCACGTTCAATGGGATCGCCGTTTGGAAGCCCGTTTGGGAGCGGCTTTGTTGAGCATTCAAGCCATTAAGGGCGTCGAAATCGGGATGGCTTTTGAGAACACCCGTTTGCGAGGTACGCAAGCCCAGGACGGGATATTTTTAGAGCAAAGGCGCCTGGTGCGCCGTACATTGCGTAGTGGTGGGGTTGAGGGAGGAATTTCCAACGGCGAGCCGATTCTGGTGCGGGCTGCGATGAAGCCGATTGCCACAACCCTGACCCCGCAATCATCGGTTGATTTGTTGAAAGGGGAAGAAACCCAAACGCGCTATGAACGCTCGGACTTTTGCCCGGTGCCACGCGCCGTTCCGATCGTTGAAGCAATGGTTGCCTTTGTGCTTGCCCAGGCTTTGCTAGAAAAACTGGGCGGCGATTCGCTTGTGGAGCAACAGCAGCGCTTTGAACAATTGCCCAAAATGACCCTGGATCATTTCGCTCTGGACGGACGGGAGCATTTGTTTTGGGAATGA
- a CDS encoding 3-dehydroquinate synthase, with translation MNIYLYGPPASGKTTIGVRLAERTGLAFVDLDEVIEQTASLSIPQIFEQEGEQGFRKREREALQRVAAASNQVVALGGGALLDLRNRKLCEQSGKVFCLQASYPTLLQRLGFDENQRPLLAEDVATQLEKLLHQRLPHYLSFEHQIIVDQRPVDEIVSEIQLGVGAFWVRGMGGGYAVRVQNDIRTRLGEILGEQGLKGSVFILSDENVAAYYLKDIELSLQKGGYRYHSLILPPGEHTKNIQTVQAIWSEMTRASIDRTSCLVALGGGVVSDIGGFVAATYMRGIAWAVLPTTLLAMADASLGGKTGVDLPEGKNLVGAFHAPRFVLADSQTLRTLPQVEWRAGMAEILKAGVIGDPCLFALCEEGEIAIQRRMSELLSRAIGVKVRIIEEDPFERGRRAALNFGHTVAHAIETLSEYQIQHGFAVAMGMVAEAQLAFQIGLAPLEVKERIELALAGLGLPTRLPKQFSPSMILQAMQTDKKKQLGELRFALPERIGFVQVGVRVSMANDILKALQVCQEKA, from the coding sequence ATGAATATCTATCTCTATGGGCCTCCTGCTTCAGGAAAAACCACCATTGGCGTTCGTCTGGCTGAACGAACGGGGCTGGCTTTTGTCGACTTAGATGAAGTGATTGAACAAACGGCTTCGTTGAGCATCCCCCAAATCTTCGAACAAGAGGGAGAGCAGGGCTTCCGCAAGCGAGAGCGAGAAGCCTTACAGCGGGTTGCCGCTGCCTCCAACCAGGTTGTTGCTCTGGGAGGCGGGGCTTTGCTTGATTTAAGGAACCGTAAACTCTGTGAGCAGAGCGGAAAAGTATTTTGTCTTCAGGCTTCCTATCCAACTTTATTGCAACGTTTGGGTTTTGATGAAAACCAGCGTCCTTTGTTAGCTGAAGATGTAGCTACACAACTCGAGAAATTACTGCACCAGCGTTTACCGCATTATTTGTCCTTTGAGCATCAAATTATTGTCGATCAACGCCCGGTTGATGAGATTGTGAGCGAAATTCAACTCGGCGTTGGGGCTTTTTGGGTGCGGGGTATGGGGGGCGGTTATGCCGTGCGCGTTCAGAATGACATCCGAACCAGATTAGGGGAAATCTTAGGCGAACAAGGATTGAAAGGTTCAGTATTTATTTTAAGTGATGAAAACGTTGCGGCGTATTATCTCAAAGATATTGAGCTAAGCCTTCAAAAAGGGGGATACCGCTATCATTCGTTGATCTTACCGCCTGGAGAGCATACCAAAAACATCCAGACTGTGCAGGCGATCTGGAGCGAGATGACCCGGGCCAGCATCGATCGCACTTCTTGCCTGGTGGCTTTAGGGGGAGGCGTGGTGAGCGATATTGGTGGCTTTGTGGCGGCAACCTATATGCGTGGTATAGCGTGGGCAGTGTTGCCAACCACCTTACTGGCTATGGCAGATGCCAGCCTGGGTGGCAAGACAGGAGTAGATTTGCCAGAAGGAAAAAACCTGGTCGGAGCGTTCCACGCCCCGCGCTTTGTGCTGGCTGACTCGCAAACGTTACGAACCCTGCCTCAGGTTGAATGGCGGGCGGGGATGGCAGAAATTCTCAAAGCGGGGGTTATCGGTGATCCATGTTTGTTCGCCCTTTGCGAAGAAGGGGAAATTGCTATCCAGCGGAGAATGAGCGAACTATTGTCGCGCGCCATCGGGGTCAAAGTTCGCATCATCGAAGAAGACCCGTTTGAGCGCGGCAGGCGAGCAGCTTTGAATTTCGGACACACGGTTGCACATGCCATCGAGACGCTTTCGGAATATCAGATCCAGCACGGGTTTGCAGTGGCAATGGGCATGGTTGCCGAAGCGCAACTCGCCTTTCAAATCGGTCTTGCCCCACTGGAGGTCAAAGAACGCATTGAACTCGCATTGGCGGGATTGGGATTGCCTACCCGCTTGCCAAAACAGTTTTCGCCTTCGATGATCCTGCAAGCCATGCAGACGGATAAGAAAAAACAACTTGGGGAATTGCGATTTGCTTTACCGGAGCGGATTGGTTTTGTGCAGGTGGGTGTAAGAGTCTCAATGGCAAACGATATCCTTAAAGCCTTGCAAGTCTGCCAGGAGAAAGCGTAA